Proteins encoded together in one Xiphophorus maculatus strain JP 163 A chromosome 13, X_maculatus-5.0-male, whole genome shotgun sequence window:
- the scamp3 gene encoding secretory carrier-associated membrane protein 3 — MSKYTSFPEPTEDQNPFQDPAVTQHSSNNEYATLDLYNPFDKPAGPPPPYEASSPSAPPPAQTPPSRTTPTEPRNYGSYNAQPAVNATTAELLKKQEELERKAQELERRERELQSHGLGPGATRQNNWPPLPSFCPVGPCFYQDINVEISQRFQRTVTIMYYFWMFCAFTLAFNLISSLAMFCADTTNGSGFGLSILWALLFTPCSFVCWYRPVYKAFRSDSSFNFFIFFFIFFAQVCVFVIMTIGIPGSGFSGWIVSLALLNKSTGAGVLMILNATLFTAQTAMGVFLLKKIHSMYRQTDASFQKAQAEFATGVMSNQAVRQAAASAAQGTFTAPR, encoded by the exons ATGTCGAAATATACCAGCTTCCCCGAACCGACGGAGGACCAGAACCCTTTCCAG GACCCTGCTGTGACTCAGCACAGCAGCAACAACGAGTATGCAACACTGGACCTTTACAACCCGTTTGATAAACCGGCTGGG CCTCCACCGCCATATGAAGCCTCGTCTCCGTCTGCACCTCCGCCTGCGCAGACGCCGCCCAGCAGAACAACACCCACTGAGCCTCGCAACTATGGCTCTTATAATGCACAG CCTGCAGTGAACGCCACCACAGCGGAGCTACTGAAGAAGCAGGAGGAGCTCGAGAGGAAAGCCCAGGAGTTGGAGAGGAGGGAACGGGAGCTGCAGTCACACGGCCTCGGCCCTGGAGCCA CTCGTCAGAATAATTGGCCCCCTCTGCCTTCCTTCTGTCCTGTGGGGCCCTGCTTCTACCAAGACATCAACGTGGAGATCAGCCAGCGCTTCCAGCGTACTGTCACCATCATGTACTACTTCTGGATGT TCTGCGCTTTCACGCTTGCCTTCAACCTGATCTCATCCCTGGCTATGTTCTGTGCGGACACGACCAACGGTTCTGGTTTTGGCCTCTCCATTCTCTGGGCCCTCCTCTTCACGCCCTGCTCCTTCGTCTGTTGGTATCGACCCGTGTATAAAGCCTTCAG AAGTGACAGCTCCTTCAacttcttcatctttttcttcatcttctttgCTCAAGTCTGCGTCTTTGTCATCATGACTATTGGGATCCCCGGATCAGGATTCAg CGGCTGGATTGTGAGTCTGGCTCTTCTGAATAAAAGCACTGGCGCTGGTGTGCTCATGATTTTGAACGCCACCCTCTTCACTGCCCAGACCGCCATGGGGGTTTTCCTGCTAAAGAAG ATCCACAGCATGTACAGGCAAACCGATGCCAGCTTCCAGAAGGCTCAGGCTGAGTTCGCCACTGGAGTCATGTCCAATCAGGCTGTACGCCAAGCAGCTGCCTCTGCTGCCCAGGGGACCTTCACTGCACCGCGATAG